In the genome of Pseudomonas fluorescens, the window CTATGACATCGCCTCGATCTTCCGGGCTGACGGCGGCATCTACGGTCGCTTTAACCTGCACGCGATCATTGCCTACTTCATCGGCATCATCGTGCAACTACCGTTCGCCAATACTTCGCTGTACGTCGGGCCATACGCCAACCTGGTCGAGGGCGCGGACCTGTCGTGGCTGGTGGGGCTGGTGGTGACGTGCCCGTTGTATTACTGCCTGGCTACGCGAAGCCAGTCGCAGCAAAGCCGTTCGGTGAAGTTCGGCTACACCGATTGATCCAGGTAGGAGCGAGCCTGCTCGCGATGGACGTCAACGATAACGCGTGCCTACCGGTTAAATGCGGCGCACTTGCGTCTTTCGCGAGCAAGGCTCGCTCCTACATCTCCTTGAACGCATTCAGGCCGCGTTGTACCGTCGGCCTGGCTTCGACCGTGTCGAACCAGCGCGATAGCTGTGGAAGTTGCTTCCAGTCCAGCCGGTCACGGAACGCTGTGGCGATGGTGAACGCCGAAATGTCGGCCATGGAGAACTGCTCTCCGGCCATGAAGCCGGCAGTCAGAAAGCTTTCCGCGTAAGTCAGTTGCTCGATCACCCGCCGGTCGATGATCGCCGCAGCCTTACCCTGCCCAGCCTGGTGCAGAAAAAAGGCGGCATGGCTGGGGGCGATGACATCGGTCACGAAAAAGAAATAGCGGTCAATCACCCGGATGCGCGCAGGTCCCGGTTGCGCCGGTGCCAGCCTTCCGGGCGCCTTGGCATCGGCGTACTGGATGAT includes:
- a CDS encoding glutathione S-transferase family protein, which encodes MNDQIELYGANTGNSLRAAIALEESGIAYTARRLDLYAQEQRGPAFLALNPAGKVPTLIDHGTTPTLIINQSNAIIQYADAKAPGRLAPAQPGPARIRVIDRYFFFVTDVIAPSHAAFFLHQAGQGKAAAIIDRRVIEQLTYAESFLTAGFMAGEQFSMADISAFTIATAFRDRLDWKQLPQLSRWFDTVEARPTVQRGLNAFKEM